The following are encoded together in the Lactuca sativa cultivar Salinas chromosome 1, Lsat_Salinas_v11, whole genome shotgun sequence genome:
- the LOC111891197 gene encoding uncharacterized protein LOC111891197: MEGIKHKTVSANGLNIHIAEKGQGPLVLLLHGFPELWYSWRHQIVYLADHGYRAVAPDLRGYGDTTGAPVNDHTKFTFHHLAGDIIGVLDAITSEGEKVFVVGHDWGAIIAWYLCMFRPDRVKALVTLSVPFVPWNPNGDLVQLSRHAYGEDYYMVRFQEPGEIEAEVAKMGIPAFLKKFFTHRDAEPYYISKGNGFRHSSGDAPVTLPHWLSEEDVEYFARHLVKTGITGPVNYYRALRLNWELTAAWHGAKVNVPSKYIVGDLYLMYKMFANDYIHGDGFKRDVPLLEEIVIMKGVGHFINQEKPHEISKHIIEFLSKF, from the exons ATGGAGGGGATCAAGCACAAGACTGTTAGTGCAAATGGACTCAACATTCACATAGCTGAAAAGGGTCAAGGTCCATTGGTGTTGCTCCTCCATGGCTTCCCTGAGCTCTGGTATTCCTGGCGCCACCAAATTGTGTATTTGGCTGATCATGGTTACCGAGCCGTGGCACCAGACCTGCGTGGGTATGGTGACACAACAGGTGCACCGGTCAATGACCACACCAAATTCACCTTCCACCATCTCGCGGGGGATATAATTGGTGTTCTTGATGCAATAACAAGTGAAGGTGAGAAGGTGTTTGTTGTGGGTCATGACTGGGGAGCGATCATTGCGTGGTACTTGTGCATGTTTAGGCCTGATAGAGTTAAAGCTCTGGTCACACTCAGCGTGCCATTTGTTCCATGGAACCCAAATGGAGACCTCGTCCAGCTCTCAAGACATGCATACGGAGAGGACTATTACATGGTCAGATTTCAG GAACCAGGAGAAATTGAAGCTGAGGTGGCTAAAATGGGTATTCCAGCTTTTCTGAAAAAGTTTTTTACACATCGAGACGCTGAACCATATTACATATCCAAAGGCAACGGATTTCGACATTCATCTGGTGATGCCCCGGTCACCTTGCCACATTGGTTGTCAGAGGAAGATGTTGAATACTTTGCTAGACATCTAGTAAAGACTGGCATCACTGGTCCTGTTAACTATTATCGAGCTCTTCGTTT GAATTGGGAACTCACTGCGGCATGGCATGGTGCTAAAGTGAATGTGCCATCAAAATACATCGTTGGGGACCTATACTTGATGTATAAAATGTTTGCCAATGACTACATACATGGTGATGGGTTTAAAAGAGATGTTCCACTTTTGGAAGAAATTGTTATAATGAAAGGTGTGGGCCACTTTATCAACCAAGAGAAGCCGCATGAGATCAGCAAGCACATAATTGAGTTTCTTAGTAAAttctga